The following are encoded in a window of Pectinophora gossypiella chromosome 8, ilPecGoss1.1, whole genome shotgun sequence genomic DNA:
- the LOC126369040 gene encoding protein yellow-like: protein MTCGKAKMKILLSVVLLSVLAPCLETSQSGLKKVMGTMFRWKQIDFVFPTPQHRQAAIDNGWFIQPNVIPLGVERWKNRVFVSTPAWKKGVPATLSVLPIDAQPDSPLLTPYPNWDWHNAANCTGFTSVFRMNIDHCGVMWVLDSGQVEGFETPRQICPPTLYAIDLATDTVIARNPLPDEFVLQDSLITNILIDSRDARCRDLHVYIADARRFGLIVFRDSDSKFWRFSHYTFYPEPLFSNYTLHGVNFQWADGIFGMSLSKVNQAGERLLYYHSMSSSLEFVVSTSVIRDPARVSDSVDDFKLLGERRGALGQVSAASVDRSGVMFFNLVLQDSIACWDTRKPYKLDNLAIVAQNNNTIVFPNDLRMDHEVPQYAWIITNRLPMYQFNLLNPNEYNFRVMYLDPAAAVEHNVCQPQTSH, encoded by the exons ATGACATGCGGTAAAGCTAAG ATGAAAATTCTATTGAGTGTAGTATTGCTAAGTGTGTTGGCGCCATGTCTGGAGACTTCACAGTCTGGTCTTAAAAAGGTGATGGGCACTATGTTCCGATGGAAACAGATAGACTTTGTGTTCCCCACACCACAACATCGACAGGCTGCTATTGATAATGG GTGGTTTATCCAACCGAATGTAATACCGCTGGGCGTGGAACGGTGGAAGAACAGAGTGTTTGTGAGTACTCCGGCTTGGAAGAAAGGGGTCCCAGCGACGTTGTCGGTGCTTCCTATTGATGCCCAGCCTGATTCCCCGCTGCTGACTCCCTACCCGAACTGGGACTGGCATAATGCTG CTAACTGCACCGGCTTTACATCGGTGTTTCGCATGAACATCGACCACTGTGGAGTAATGTGGGTGCTGGACTCCGGACAAGTGGAAGGCTTCGAGACCCCACGACAGATCTGCCCACCGACGCTATACGCCATCGACTTGGCAACGGACACCGTCATTGCCAGGAACCCACTACCAGATGAATTCGTCCTGCAAGACTCTCTCATCACCAACATCTTAATCGACTCGAGAGATGCTCGCTGCAGGGATCTCCATGTCTACATAGCCGACGCAAGACGTTTTGGTCTTATCGTTTTCCGAGACTCAGATTCCAAATTCTGGAGATTCAGCCACTACACCTTCTATCCTGAACCATTGTTCTCGAATTATACATTGCATGGAGTGAATTTTCAATGGGCTGATGGCATCTTTGGCATGTCTTTAAGCAAAGTTAATCAAGCTGGTGAACGATTGTTATATTATCATTCTATGTCAAGTTCACTTGAATTTGTAGTGTCAACTTCTGTGATTCGCGATCCAGCAAGAGTGAGTGATTCAGTGGATGATTTTAAGCTTCTTGGAGAACGTCGTGGAGCATTGGGGCAGGTGTCAGCAGCGTCTGTAGACCGCAGTGGCGTCATGTTCTTTAACCTTGTTCTACAAGACAGTATCGCATGTTGGGACACACGCAAGCCGTATAAACTTGACAATCTGGCGATCGTGGCACAAAACAACAACACTATAGTGTTCCCTAATGACTTAAGAATGGATCATGAAGTACCACAGTACGCTTGGATCATCACCAACAGATTGCCAATGTATCAATTTAACTTGCTAAATCCTAATGAATATAATTTTAGAGTAATGTACCTAGATCCAGCAGCGGCAGTTGAACACAATGTGTGCCAACCTCAAACAAGTCATTAA
- the LOC126369038 gene encoding uncharacterized protein LOC126369038, translated as MSMPPELSMPVQRGLRTMISGVMLVQCFTVYVYLATYIVLLYPVFLEERPNLLLPWLLLAAIRKFLCELTSLALGLGTCVLLGPARPPCIKFVVFKIASITPAFYMWMLVLSYYNTLKVAAAFKRFPTVMQSSDHDYGLELAVRRRRTKSLQDEEQLRRKLVASFNYGDRTATPQISTAPRLKSEIASRMAHSTHVDFENMKAELEEALGPPIIIPGPTDRVMADLGSYEDWCGSEMIVPRDTDRILEQFAIMMLRIGSFLKVEGSYAIKRFTSQTNAENPPDNMDCTAMQSQNSDTPPLVGTSKQNTAAYLQDYPQIFMKKPYETDQLNVNDPESTKLKEPTLISQTQSHKTTENNATSLSPRILLENYDIDSITLNRKSSLDKYHNNEIPENQNGTMTPKSEQKSETNNSTDALKINSKSLVSQYFDQNVGLEMQYSNPSVSKNYTKEAPDTLQDNINTVLPLEEQTIYTVDLDNKPETHTTMTERDIKQMSDELYPTSLISFQTDLNTRRSITILSSSLESLEKYEKNIEENQHKNENLTKDTENEADNPSSTQANQRSSNSVTESKKEK; from the exons ATGTCGATGCCGCCCGAGCTATCGATGCCGGTGCAGCGTGGCCTGCGGACCATGATTTCCGGAGTTATGTTGGTCCAGTGCTTCACCGTCTACGTCTACCTCGCCACTTATATCGTCTTGCTCTATCCTGTTTTCCTG GAAGAACGACCTAACCTTCTGTTGCCTTGGCTGTTGCTTGCTGCAATACGAAAGTTCCTGTGCGAGCTAACGAGCCTGGCTCTAGGACTCGGCACTTGCGTGTTGCTCGGCCCGGCGCGGCCGCCCTGCATCAAATTCGTCGTGTTTAAGATAGCTTCTATCACACCCGCCTTCTATATGTGGATGCTTGTCCTcag TTACTACAACACGTTGAAAGTGGCAGCAGCGTTCAAGCGGTTCCCGACAGTGATGCAGTCGAGCGACCACGATTATGGGCTGGAACTGGCCGTGCGCCGGCGCCGTACCAAGTCCCTGCAAGACGAGGAGCAGCTCCGCAGAAAACTTGTCGCTTCCTT tAACTACGGGGACAGAACTGCAACACCACAAATATCTACAGCGCCCCGGCTAAAATCCGAGATTGCGTCACGCATGGCTCATTCAACGCATGTGGATTTTGAAAATATGAAAGCAGAGTTGGAAGAAGCACTTGGTCCACCTATAATAATACCTGGACCGACAGACCGGGTGATGGCGGACCTGGGTTCATACGAAGACTGGTGTGGTAGTGAAATGATAGTACCTCGTGACACTGACCGCATTCTGGAACAATTTGCTATAATGATGTTGCGGATTGGATCATTCCTAAAAGTAGAAGGATCTTACGCAATAAAAAGATTTACCTCACAAACAAATGCTGAGAATCCTCCAGATAACATGGATTGCACGGCAATGCAGAGCCAGAATTCAGATACACCACCTCTAGTTGGAACTAGCAAACAGAATACTGCTGCGTATCTACAAGATTATCcgcaaatatttatgaaaaagcCTTACGAAACTGATCAACTTAACGTTAACGACCCTGAATCGACTAAATTAAAAGAACCAACATTAATTAGCCAAACACAATCACATAAAACTACCGAAAATAATGCGACATCGTTAAGTCCAAGAATATTACTTGAAAATTATGATATTGACTCAATAACATTAAATCGAAAATCATCACTTGACAAATATCACAATAATGAGATACCCGAAAATCAAAACGGCACGATGACACCGAAATCTGAACAAAAATCTGAAACGAACAATTCTACAGACGCCTTAAAGATTAATTCAAAATCTTTAGTAAGTcaatattttgatcaaaatgtAGGCTTAGAGATGCAATACAGCAATCCATCGGTTTCAAAAAATTATACGAAAGAAGCGCCAGACACGTTACAAGATAATATAAATACTGTACTGCCTTTAGAAGAACAAACTATATACACTGTGGATTTAGATAATAAACCTGAAACACATACTACTATGACGGAGAGAGATATCAAACAGATGTCGGATGAATTATACCCAACTTCATTGATTTCATTTCAAACAGATCTAAATACAAGAAGGTCTATTACTATTTTATCTTCATCTTTAGAGAgtttagaaaaatatgaaaaaaatattgaagaaaATCAACATAAAAACGAGAATCTTACAAAAGATACAGAAAATGAAGCAGATAATCCTTCTTCAACCCAAGCAAATCAGCGTTCTTCAAATAGTGTTACAGAatctaagaaagaaaaataa